Proteins encoded by one window of Blastocatellia bacterium:
- the ribF gene encoding riboflavin biosynthesis protein RibF: MREIRFIRRWGLDELMRPTVVTFGVFDGMHIGHQRIMTTVVEQARRLGVTPTVVTFDPHPRLVLRPETAPPLLQTLEQRIEIMVEMGIQQVVILPFTSDLAATPAETFLEHYIFGQLDARELYLGKGAAFGHKRRGNIELARDVARRLGRRAIEVEEVKLRGHRVSATMIRRLLKAGRVNLARRMLGRPYELIGHVVKGEGRGHELLVPTANLNVENAVLPAVGVYITLVGIGQKWHRSVTNVGYRPTFGGDSDLMVEPHLLDWQGDLLGERLRLRVLHRLRPERRFDTPEDLKRQIKRDCQRAARYFAHPAVRRAFARLIEGDPFNLSLESNLPADERS, from the coding sequence GTCACCTTTGGCGTCTTCGACGGGATGCACATCGGCCATCAGAGGATCATGACGACCGTCGTCGAGCAGGCCCGGCGCCTCGGCGTCACTCCAACGGTGGTCACCTTTGATCCTCACCCGCGCCTTGTTCTTCGACCCGAGACGGCCCCGCCACTGCTGCAAACGCTCGAGCAACGCATCGAGATTATGGTCGAGATGGGCATCCAGCAGGTGGTGATCCTCCCGTTCACATCAGACCTCGCCGCCACGCCCGCGGAAACTTTTCTCGAACACTACATCTTCGGGCAACTCGATGCGCGCGAGCTGTACCTCGGCAAGGGAGCGGCGTTCGGTCACAAGCGGCGAGGCAATATCGAGCTGGCCCGCGACGTGGCCCGTCGCCTCGGACGCAGGGCCATCGAGGTCGAGGAAGTGAAGCTGCGCGGTCATCGGGTCAGCGCAACGATGATCCGCCGATTGCTCAAGGCCGGCCGGGTGAACCTCGCGCGACGGATGCTCGGTCGCCCTTATGAACTCATCGGCCACGTCGTCAAGGGAGAGGGGCGCGGCCATGAGCTGCTCGTGCCGACGGCCAATCTCAACGTCGAAAACGCCGTGCTGCCTGCCGTGGGCGTCTACATCACGCTGGTCGGCATCGGGCAAAAGTGGCATCGCAGCGTAACCAACGTGGGCTATCGGCCGACCTTCGGCGGCGACAGTGATCTCATGGTCGAACCTCACCTGCTCGACTGGCAGGGCGATCTGCTCGGCGAGCGCCTCCGGCTGCGCGTGCTCCACCGGCTGCGACCGGAAAGGCGATTCGACACCCCGGAGGACCTGAAGCGCCAGATCAAGCGAGACTGCCAGAGGGCCGCCCGCTACTTCGCCCACCCGGCCGTCCGGCGCGCCTTCGCAAGACTCATCGAAGGAGATCCTTTCAACCTCTCCCTCGAAAGTAATCTCCCAGCGGATGAAAGGTCCTAG